The genomic DNA GAGGATTTTCACTACACGTTAGTGGTAGCTTTTACTTTATTAAGTttaattatttgacaaaaaattcaaaaatgttccTCATTAGtagaatattttttaacttgatgcaatttttttaaatacctaaatcgaaaacaaaacatttaaataaatgtaaaatgctCTTTAAAAAAAGGTAGTATTTGAAGAATAGATTTAAATAGGGTTGATACATATTTACATAAGCTTCACATAAGCATAATGTGTTGTACAAATAGTGTAATAGCTGTTTATTTCAAGCTCTAGTCCCTAGTTGAACTTTTACATTGGATATTATAATCAATGAACTAAAACAGTAAACATGCTAAAATGACAAATGTAAGGTGTGCATTAACATGTACTATatattctgaatttaaaataattgtgttgGAGCCCCTCCCCAATTCAACGTTAATATTCTTCAAATGTTTCTGGCTGCAGCTACCGTGAGAAAAACACTTATTCATGCTGATCAGAAATACTTCATATTTAGAATCAAAGTTTGGTTTAAGGAGCTAAAAAAAAGAACCCATTAAGCCCTTAAACCACTTACGTTTTCCTTCTTATGAGCAACTGGCCTCTAAAATCACAGCAGGAGTGATaaagttaaaaattaaatacaaatacacacaccgTGTCCATCAGGATGAGAAGCTTGCTGCATCCTCCAAACACGACAACGTCACCATCACTGCCCAGACAAGCTGAATGAGAAACCCTGAAGAGTAAAAGTAGAAAGGTTTAAGACAGTTTTAACTAAGTTTGAATTTCAttcacatttttacaatttaatctTAAAAATAAAGCCACAACTTCAAAATACAAATCATATGagatggaaataaacagtaaaaaaaaggtATGTTTGGTTATCTGGTGTGTGAAGTGAAAGGGTTTTAAAAAGAATGCCTGAAGGGTTGATTTAGCTTCATCTTCGTCCTCGCGTGTACGGCTAGAGATGtgaaaatgtgataaaatttCCACAGAATCAGATCGACTGATATGAGGCCTTTGCTCAACACACGGAGctatttctgctgctttgatgtAAACAAAGGAAACAACAATGAGAACGGGAACATTAAAGAACAAATGGAAACATTACCTCGCCTTGTCTACATGCTGATGTTTCAGCTTTGTCCACTCACTCTTCGTTGTGTCGAATGTCCAGGCATCATCTGGAAAATGTatcgattaaaaaaagaaaactcttAAAGGTTATTTAAGTTTTCACATGTCGTGCTTCCTTTTCTTTAGCTTCTTTGCTCTACAACAATGTTTGTGCAAAGGtagtttgtgttattttctcCTGTTATTGGCTGCATTTTACCTTCATTCAGGAGATCTGAAACCAATTTTAAGCATTTATCATTGAGCAGCAGAATGCAGCAACAACATTGGTGTCAATGATGACAGTTAGTGCCAAAAGAAAAGCCTTTTGGCAGTAGTTTCACGTTAAAATTGCAGAGATATTAGTTTAAAACCCTTTGATAAAGAGCGAGGAAGCATTGATTTTTCAGCTGATTTAGGATAACTCCTTATATCCCTACAAATAAGAGAAACCACAACAACAATTTAATGTATAGACAAGTTGAAAGTTTAGTTTCATGAAAAAGTGACAAGATCTAATCAGGTCTACACCTCAAACTTTGCATCCTAATGAATATTTTTCTCCTTCGCAGTATGACTTTGTAGCTGCAACCTTTAATTCTTTGGTTTCCTGTTCGCTCTGCCTGATGATCGCCTACATGGTTGTATTTAATATAACAATATTCATCTGTAGGTCTTACTCAGAGTGCTTCCATCCACGCCGAGACCTCCATAGACGAAGAGCTTGTGATCCGATATGGACGTCATGGTGTGCATGCAGCGTCCCAGAGGAGAACAGTAGCTGTCACTGAGGAAACCAGAGCGAGCGTTAACCgttaaaaagtgttcaaaattTGTTTCAAAACAAGAGAATAACTTACAACTGAGTCCAGGTCCACGTGTCCAAGTCCAAGCAGAACAAGTCCAACTCTGTCGTTTCCTGCAAAAACAAATTCAAGAAAAGgctaaaatgtattaatttaaaaacaggTTCCACGATCACAGCCAAAAGTAAGCGGACACGAGGTCAGTGGAAGGCCTTAAATTGCATTTTCCTTAAACAGGATTTGGCTTTTGAAAGTGTTTTCAGGGTCTCATCACGACAGGAAAAACATGCTAAAACAGGAAGTGGCCTTCCCCAAACAGTGACTGAGGAATGACCTGGACCTTACAGAATATCAAGGACTCACTTCCACACACAGTGATAAAAAGCAATGTAAAGCAGAGCGTCCACATACACTTTAAATAGAGTGCTGTAAACTCACCACACCTCCAGAGATGTAAGCTTTGCTTCCATTTTGAGCGCTGGCATGGCAACCTCTGGCAGCTGGAGGCAAACCCTGGATCAAAACACACACGTGCAACATTAAATCACAAACAACTGTGACCAGAAACTGACCAGTCACTAATCTGTAGCcacatttaatttgatttacctcatgtttctcattgttttaatATAAAGTAACACAAAGTGAACCCTAACATAAGAAAACCTCTGCTCCACATCTAcccttaaagctagggtaggcgatttcctctagatacactttttaactttttggttgaaattatctttatgtcctgacagaaattaagattttatgtgctctgaaaaaggaacgaagaaaatccatcaactgtaataccttcaaccaatggaaaaaaacctttttttttttttaaccaatcacgtctttttgtctctttgctcgttctcgacccttcgcatgcacgagctcacactgaaggCGCTTCACCGCAGACAGAGATAAAACTGAATTTTTAAGTCAcgtttaacatatataatgataaagtttattgcttacttactgctgaatgagacaaccAAGTttttacacaatacaagcgatgagctgaggtcaGCAGCTggagcagctgtgcgcatgcatgtgagtgagacagagcacagaggggaggggcaaggggggtaaaggcggagccatcagggaggctacattcaaaatcatgctagcttttgaaaatcgcctaccctacccttAAATAGCTTTACGAAAAAATAAAGCATCTTGATGCTGTTGTAGACTTTTAGTACAAACGTCTCAATCAAATGTTTTTCTCAATTCTCTGCAAAAGTCTAAGAGGATTAAAATCAccgtaataataacaataagtgATTGAAGGACATTTACAGATGTTAGAAACAAAAGAATAATCATTAACAGTCAGGATGCCGGACGTTTAGAGGTAAAGTAGTCGGATGCCTGGAGACAAACTCATCGGATGTCTGGAAGCAAAGTCGTCGGATGCTGTGCaggtgaaaataaaaatgtccacATGTGGTTAAATGATGTTCCACTTCTACTCACTGTGGTCTGTGGGACGCTCCATGTGGACGTTTGGACGTCAAACACGACCACCTCATTGTTCCATCCAAAGCATTGAAACAACATGTTTCCAATGGTTGCCTTAACGAAGAAGACGACAACATGTGATCAACACTGAAAGCTGCTACTTTAGTTATGTTCAAACAATACCAACCCAGGACATCTCATCCACTAAGAAGTTGGGTGAATTTTGGACTTCTCGTATCGTTTTGCATCCATATCCTCCAAAGAAGATCAACCTGCACCAAAACAACGGCATTTTATCGTCTGAAACATTGCAGCAAAGCTAAGCTAACACCGACCTGTCTTTGTAAACCCAACAGGAGTGCTTGTTTCGAGGCGACGGCGTCATTCCTTTGGTGTTGGTCACTTTCCTCCATGTGCAGGGCTGCTCCGAAGTGTCTATGTTGTACACCTTAAACATATTcgtgtttttaaacaaaattgcAAAGAGATCACACCCTCTCATCATATCATATCCcttttttgctcttttaagcattttttcaccaattgcaaacaatgtttctttatttcttgCATTTTTGACTGCTGCagttcaacatttgtttttttatgcagtttaattgagtttttgaatttttatttatttatgaaatatgttaaTTGCATTGTAAAACATGATGTTACTGaatttccttttgttttcttaagatTTTTGGCACAGTTTGCAACCAATATTTCATTATTACCTgcattttaaaacatatatatgtttttttttttttttttttttttaaatggaggtgattagtttaatctAGTTTTAGATTTATTAATACATACAATGTTACTTGTTTCCTGTTAGATCAAAACATCCTAAATACCCTCTTCCCTTCCTCTAACAACACAATGCAGTCTGATGACACGTCTGTACATCTTGAAGGTGTTTTGCACACTATCAGTGTAGAACGTCTCACCTGGTTTGTGTATCCAGAGTCCAGCCATCCTCCAAAAATGAAGAAGGTGGACTCGATATTGGCGCTGCTGCAAAGAGCAAATTCTGGTGGGATGTCACCGATAGTTTTTATAAGTTCCCTGTGACAGAAAGACATAAGTgatcttaaaaagaaaaacaacaaaaacaaaagagtttGTTCTATCTCTTTATATAAAGTCAGCCATCTTTATCTCACCATTTACCGCTGTCCAAATCACACGACCACATCTCATCACTGGGCAGGACGACGTCTTCGCCGTGAGCCGTCTGTGGGTCAGAAAACAACAATCACTGAATTCTAAAATCAAAATGCAAGCTTAAAATGAAAGAATTGGGATCAAAACTGCTAACTTTGTGCTCAGGGGTCACCGTTAATGTAGCAAAGATAGAAAATTAATGGATAAGTTACTGGACATACACACTAGAATGCATCTGGCAACCCAGCCAAGCAGATACTACAGCTCAACTTCACTAGAGTATAAAATGGTACCTAATAACCCCACAAGTATTAAAATATACTTATATATTATGTATTCctgtaatacaataatagaaGAAAATTTAACAATTGGTTTTCCCTAAAACgtttaacaaattaaaaatgcaCTTCTAGAAAGCCAAAAAACAttggaaatataaaatatttagtAAGTTCAGTGATTACTTACTGATATAGTATTTGTGTTATTTCCTTTTGATTTAAATGattgcatttaaaatattttttattgtttctgtgccCTGTGTCATGCTTTAATGCATGAATCACTTTGCCTTGTTGCCAAAatgttacataaaaaaaaacaactattttgaatatttataaCAAAGGTTACGAAATACGTCTCTATATACCGGCAGTCTATCCGTACGAATCCTACAtttgacaaaaaacatttttttcattttaacatatttaacccggcaaattccacctttaaaaataaatataagcaaaaaataaacattttagggttagggctaaattaaaagggttagcggggtaacTAAAGAGAAAtgtgagctaaaataaaactgacggaactttaagtcacgtggtgcatcAATCACaagacctaaactggccaatgaggggtgctgcgtacggatagactgCCGGTTGATTGACACGTATCACGtactgatagccactgccaacaaCTTAACTTGATACCAGGGAAAAATATTTAGTACTTGATACCACAGGGATAAAGAAAAATAcctaaaaatctaataaaaatatcattaacaagaaatttaaaaaaaaaaagaaaaaataccctttattacaacataaaactATTaacagaaacactgatttaaaaatatatataataaaagttgtgcaaaaaatgaactttataatCCGAGgtcatgcaaaaaataaattaatgataaaataaaaggcaaCAAAGGAGTATCGTATCCGGATACAACATTTTAGTAtcaatactttttaaaatattgataCTTTTGACAATCCTAATTCATATTAGTCTGCTTTAAAGAAGGAGATTGGAATTTTACACTCGGAAATTACAATTTTCGACTCGTATGGACGCAGCTACACACCCAGCCagacagataccacagcacaccttcagCCAAGTGTAAAACTAATATGCATGTTATCACTAGTTAAATGAATCATGTAATTTTTTACAGGTGCTTTAAGCCTCGTGAGCAGGGGCTTTTAATGCAGACAGGTGACAATATTCCAGGTGTGCTCACAGTCACACCTGTCGTTTCTTACCCGGTTTCCTCCCCAGACGTACATCGTGTTGTTGTGAATGAACGCCCGGTGGTTGCTCCTCTCCTGCGGACTCGGCGGggcctcgtcctcctcctcctcctcctcctccccggaCACGGACACAGAGCTCCGTCTGGACATCTTCACCTTACCGGAGGGATGTGGATGGACACTTGATCCAGCAGGACGTGTTTTTCAGGCTGCTGCGGTGCCTTTAACTCCTCCCAGCGACAGTCAAACCTCCACAACTCACAGCAAATACTTATATAACTGTGTCACAGGGCGTCAAAATCACTTTAAATCAACTTTACGCGCAGAAAACCATaagtttaacacacacacacacaaaaaaaaaatggtttcagAGAAAGCCGCGAGGAGATAACGAGACGCACCTGAGCTAATGAACGTTTCTATGTGACGTCACTTGTTTTGGTTGGACCAATGGACGTCCTACTTTCTCACTATCAtagaaatatcttttttttaaaaacacacaataatcacCTCAAAGCTCGTttacagagaaaataaaataatgtagatcagttttttttctaacttttaaACTTCAGGGACAACTTTTGCACACAAAGCCAACACTTTATTAACAGAGgcgtaaagagtactgatatagcctactcaagtataagtactgttacttgatttcaggaagaaaaagaaaaaaagatatttcAACACCATAATTTACCATGTTACTTATGAGGACCACTAGGGCTCCTCGAACCACACTTTGAGAATCATGGATGACATGTCCCTTGAAATATCCCCCATTTTAGTGCTTCatgatttaaaatttaaaattaaaaaaagaagaaaaaaatatatactgagCCAGTTTAGTGACATTATGTAGAGAGAATATTAGTAAATagtataatgataataataataatgcaattaaaagtaataaaataacaataaaaacacaactaaaaatgtaattaatcggGATTGTTCGCAAAAGTAATAGATTTAGCTTAAAGAATGTttctatggaggtagatttgtgtctataatcgaaaagaaaaaaaaaaattaatcaaaaattcatattttcaAGCTAAGAAAAAGTgctcaaatgcaattatttgggtctcaaattgTTGTTCTTGTATTTTAACACTTGatggtttaaaaacaaacaagaaatacAACTTGTTCTTTCAGGTTTATCAGTACTATCATTTATTTTACGTTCTTACATCTTTGCCGCTTAGTCAAAGGTGATCGGCTGTCACCTAGTGGTCAAACTATAGTACTGAACACATGCTGACTCAAAACAAAACACCGaacctaaaatatatatatactgtaaaatatattaCATAATATAACCATATAATCTCAAACTGATTAACAAAATATGAATGAAGAAGCTATTAATATTTAGAAACAATAtgtcaataataaataacagcaaaCACTAACTTATTTACTCATTCCTGTTTTATGCATttgcttattttgtgtattgtgtgtgatcttgtttttaatcaacccatgtatttctatatttttatgtctttttttttaatataaagcaccttttgatgcatttattatgtataaaacttattGAATGAATATTCTACCAAAAAATAATCCCAAAAATTTGGGGATTTTCAATCTGCTTTTTTCTTACTTAATTCCCACTCtttgatattttgtgtttttaaaaaatgcaggctttacatcattaaagggagatttattacataatgttaCAATGTCCATACAATGACTGTTAAAATATcttaatatcttttttttttaccatcattGATATGCCTATGAACAGTCTgcagagtttttattttgtgttattatatatattagatTATTAGAGAAGTTCAGCTGCTGCATtggatacaaaaaaacaacaaaattcctcatttattttaatgtgttttgagacatttttaaataataaatgagagaaaacaacACACGAAGGATGATGTTTGTGACTCagaaaataaaagctgaaaaaaaagcACGAGAGAGAACAAGAATTGTTGACATTTCTTTTATTAACGTCATGTATATATcttaaataagataaaaataaatacacccCAGGGTTAACAGTACGACTGTGTTTCAGATTCCCACGCAACATGTGATATGTTTGGTAAATATTCAAACCGTTAAGGAAAGAAGATGATGTTGGCCTGTTAATAGAAacattttaacatctttttttttttattgcattctGTTTTTCTATCAGTTATTTTACTTAAATTTGAGAAAACGTCCTTGTTATATTAATTTGGCATTAAAATAGTAAAAGAAATTCCAAGTGGCTGCAAATCTGCAAAATTTACCAATAACTTCCATTCAATCCAAACACTTGAAATGTGACGCGTCATGTTTACTTCTCATCCTTCACTTTACGCCTCTGTGACTCAGCACAAAAGCAGCACATTCAGTATTTACTTCAATCTTGTCTCAGGAGCTCCAAGACTGCAGAGCGACACAATAATCAGACATTTTAACACAACGGCTGAAAAAATGTAGAtttataatttaagaaaaaaaaacccaaaacaaccaAACATCCCACAGAGTTATTGTTCTAAATAAATGCATAagtaatgaaaaaataacagCATTTGACTGATTTTTGGCCCTGCATTGAGAGAAGAGTAAAGCTCAAAGTAACGAAGGCACAGTAATTTCTTCCCTGCGCCGCTGTACGTCGCATCCGACCGAGCATCCGACACGGAGACGGCGTGTAAACATGTGCTTTGAACCCACAGGGTGAAAAAGGTGTCGTGGCTTCAGAGGAGGTGAATGAAGTCAGTGTGTGTCAGGCTACGTTAGTGCAAAAAAGAGTCTGCAGTGTTTCCTGCGTgtccttcagaataaaagtcagAAGTGGGCAGAGCGCAGCAGTCCCACCTGTAATTGCACTTGAGGTTTTTTACTTCATTGTAAGAAAAGAAAGAGTTTTCAGCTCATCAGATTCCTCTGATGGTATTTCTTCATCCGCTCACAGCGAGGACAGGAGAGCCCAGACTCTCTGCAGCTCACATGGAAAACAGCTCTGCATTCTTTACACCTGAGGAcatgaaataaaagttaaaggTAGAGTTAAAGTTAGAAGTAATGTTTAAGTTAAAGTTAAGgttaaagttaaagttaaagttaaagttaatgttaaagttaaagttaaagttaaggttaaagttaaagttaaagttaaagttaaagttagagttagagttagagttagagttacaGTTAGAGTTAAAGTTGTGAGTTacagttagagttagagttaaagttaaagttaagAGTTacagttagagttagagttaaatTAGGAGCTAAAGTTAGAGCTAGAGTTGTAAGTTAGAGTTAGAATtaatgttaaagttaaaattaaagTTAGGAGTTAGAGTTAAAGTTAGCGTTAAAGTTAACGTTAAAGTTAACGTTAAAGTTAGCGTTAAAGTTAGCGTTAAAGTTAGCGTTAAAGTTAGCGTTAAAGTTAGCGTTAAAGTTAGCGTTAAAGTAGCGTTAAAGTTGTGAGTTacagttagagttagagttaaagTTAAAGTTAGGAGTTAAAGTTAGGAGTTAGCGTTAAATTAGGAGCTAAAGTTAGAGCTAGAGTTATAAAGCCTGTGGTTTTGGAGCAGCTTCCCCACCTGGTGGTGATGTCGAACTGGAAAGGAAAGATGATGTCATTGGAGTGGCAGATCTGACAGATGAAGCCTCTCTGAGTGCAAAGGTCGCAGTGGAAAACGTGATTGGCTGCGTGATGCAGCAGCGTGAGCAGGAAGCTTTTGTATTGATTCTCTGATAtctataaaaaacacaaagattgaCGTCATGTGAGTGCGCTCCACATGCTCCATGTTCCACCTGATTCCGTACCTGTCTGAGGTCCAGCACACTGTACAGGTGAGCCGACTCCAGCAGGTACGTACGCTGACCCATCCTGGAAATAAACATCACGTCATTATCAGACAGAAAGgtttattaaacattaaaacgATCAGATTTTAGTATTGTTTTAGggtttaaaatgtactttatcaTCTGCTCTGATCCATTtaaagaaatacttttaaaaaagtatttttatttttaaatcactgaataaatgcattggtttttgttttgttttttttaattaatggatgcagaatttaaataaatgttctaCTCTTTTACAccaaagaaacatttaaaaccaaacaaaatatataaatgaacaaatacaaatacaagtaCAGAAGTAACTCCCTAGTAATTAAGCCAGGAAGTCATTAATTAAGCctccatttgaaaaaataaaataaaaaataatgtatatttttttcattttattattaatataatttttattttaattaaattaaatgaaatttaaagtctccttttaaaatcaaaatgtctGTGAGGACAATAATAACGGCTGCTGATCTAAGCCCCGCCCACGCCGACCTCTCCTGGAGCTTCCTGCAGGCTCCGCTGCGGCAGGTGAGCAGGTAGTCTCCCAGGAGGCAGAGCTTGTGCCTCAGATTGTGCGTGTGAGCCATGGACTCAGAGTGTTTCACCAGGTCAGGGTTCAAGCGCTCCAGGTTCAGCAGAGGCTCCGCCTCCACCTCCGACAGCAGCGCCAGGGCTTTCTTAGACACCTGCACACACGAGAGAACAGTTCAGAGGTTATGGTTTGATGTGGTTTAACTCAGTGCTCAGTTAACTGGTGAcatggtctgttttttttttatattcaatggtttatattttattcgtgTTTTCTGCATGTGTATGTGTTGTGGTACCTGGCGCTGTGTGCGATCCCAGTTGTGCAGCATGCGTGACGG from Gouania willdenowi chromosome 19, fGouWil2.1, whole genome shotgun sequence includes the following:
- the LOC114481971 gene encoding kelch domain-containing protein 1-like yields the protein MSRRSSVSVSGEEEEEEEDEAPPSPQERSNHRAFIHNNTMYVWGGNRTAHGEDVVLPSDEMWSCDLDSGKWELIKTIGDIPPEFALCSSANIESTFFIFGGWLDSGYTNQVYNIDTSEQPCTWRKVTNTKGMTPSPRNKHSCWVYKDRLIFFGGYGCKTIREVQNSPNFLVDEMSWATIGNMLFQCFGWNNEVVVFDVQTSTWSVPQTTGLPPAARGCHASAQNGSKAYISGGVETTELDLFCLDLDTWTWTQFDSYCSPLGRCMHTMTSISDHKLFVYGGLGVDGSTLNDAWTFDTTKSEWTKLKHQHVDKARVSHSACLGSDGDVVVFGGCSKLLILMDTVSILRAPTQDHCSDVLIFQTQPYSLSRLCEDSIGGNSHMFGDQLLSLPSKLQSRVRKRIHFFSSITFPPTP